One Triticum dicoccoides isolate Atlit2015 ecotype Zavitan chromosome 4B, WEW_v2.0, whole genome shotgun sequence genomic window carries:
- the LOC119290832 gene encoding telomere repeat-binding protein 5-like: MVFQKRTSSEMESCGGSHVAEMPRVPKSARGKRSVRKKESQGQAMCAFDLLATVAGKLLDEGEGSLGNMSAGSPVLAASAKDVCVKQEQCDEEGKHLKNDVMDQDSCNESALISHIASQRLADHHSRKGEDLNEVPKAKSEAVDKEPSMISCTKADLGSNFGAIADRWSPESVESGAFTGDAAANVMALAAAAYNKNAPDMYNILDPMDVDVKPPPLVSSDSTGEMPLYGGKIHKSVSFPRGPKGGAEYSVDRENDDDDDDDKSSGCTHSSTATNRGLRPNCTADQSRVKKFLACKYRKVAPARMHKGDLSYSDADRKPSFRNKKMYYTRQRTQRSTFKRRKMLDRHSTLVSEEFAKSNAKRTTKVNAREPHAASLEANKGSNSMPFHGSCKSNDCHVKLKIKSFKVPELLIEIPETASVGSLKKTVLEAVNAMLGGRLRVGVLHHGKKIRDDSKTLMQAGIDHDDMLDNIGFSLEPNCTRHSSQLAAPEDIEFLETVETTEPLARIAPADSSSKHGEVDASQELALTPLTANYQGNDHDSVHSPGGISSPEKASANSRAIVPVTPVDSSAGAIVPANKAKRSSEQGQRRIRRPFSVAEVEALVLAVEKLGTGRWRDVKLRAFDNAKHRTYVDLKDKWKTLVHTASISPQQRRGEPVPQDLLDRVLAAQSYWSQQQAKLQPKTPPLAEARLLT, encoded by the exons ATGGTGTTCCAGAAGAGGACGTCGTCGGAGATGGAGTCGTGCGGCGGAAGCCACGTCGCGGAGATGCCGCGCGTCCCGAAATCCGCGAGG GGCAAGAGATCGGTTAGGAAGAAGGAGAGCCAGGGCCAGGCGATGTGCGCGTTTGACCTTCTCGCGACGGTGGCCGGCAAGCTGCTCGATGAGGGCGAGGGCTCGCTGGGGAACATGAGCGCCGGCTCCCCGGTCCTCGCTGCTTCTGCCAAGGATGTCTGCGTGAAGCAAGAGCAGTGCGACGAGGAGGGGAAGCACctcaagaatgatgtgatggaccaggATAGCTGCAATGAGAGCGCGTTGATCTCCCACATTGCGTCTCAGAGACTGGCGGATCACCATTCTCGGAAAGGAGAGGATCTGAATGAGGTTCCAAAGGCAAAGTCTGAGGCTGTGGACAAGGAACCCTCGATGATAAGTTGTACCAAGGCTGACTTGGGTAGTAATTTCGGGGCGATCGCGGACAGGTGGTCGCCTGAATCCGTGGAGTCAGGGGCCTTCACCGGGGATGCAGCGGCAAATGTGATGGCATTGGCCGCAGCAGCCTACAACAAGAACGCCCCCGACATGTACAATATTCTCGACCCCATGGATGTCGATGTGAAGCCGCCTCCGTTGGTCAGCTCTGACAGCACCGGCGAGATGCCATTATATGGTGGCAAAATTCACAAGTCCGTCTCTTTTCCGAGGGGTCCGAAAGGAGGAGCAGAGTATTCTGTAGATAGagagaatgatgatgatgatgatgatgataaatcTTCTGGGTGCACGCATTCGAGCACCGCCACTAACAGGGGCTTGAGGCCCAATTGTACAGCTGACCAAAGTAGGGTGAAGAAGTTCCTCGCCTGTAAGTACAGGAAAGTTGCTCCTGCCAGAATGCACAAAGGAGATCTTTCCTATAGTG ATGCTGACCGGAAGCCTTCTTTCCGAAACAAGAAAATGTATTATACGCGGCAAAGGACCCAAAGGAGTACATTTAAGCGAAGGAAGATGTTGGATCGTCATTCAACTCTAGTATCTGAAGAATTTGCAAAATCAAATGCAAAGAGAACCACAAAGGTTAATGCAAGAGAACCACATGCTGCTTCCTTGGAAG CAAATAAGGGCAGCAACTCAATGCCATTCCATGGATCTTGTAAATCAAACGATTGCCATG TGAAACTTAAGATCAAATCTTTCAAGGTTCCTGAACTTCTAATTGAGATCCCAGAAACTGCTTCTGTTGGATCACTGAAG AAAACTGTTCTGGAGGCAGTAAATGCCATGCTTGGAGGTCGTCTGCGTGTGGGTGTTCTTCACCATGGAAAGAAAATCAGGGATGATAGCAAAACCTTAATGCAAGCTGGGATTGATCATGATGATATGCTGGATAACATAGGCTTTTCACTGGAACCCAACTGTACACGGCATTCATCACAACTTGCAGCTCCTGAAGATATCGAATTCCTAGAAACTGTTGAAACCACTGAACCCCTAGCAAG GATCGCACCTGCTGACTCATCCTCGAAGCACGGCGAAGTCGATGCCTCACAGGAGCTTGCATTGACACCCTTGACAGCTAATTACCAGGGAAATGATCATGATTCGGTGCACTCTCCTGGGGGCATCTCCTCACCTGAGAAAGCTTCAGCAAACTCGCGAGCTATTGTTCCAGTTACACCTGTAGATTCCAGCGCAGGGGCGATAGTTCCAGCAAACAAGGCAAAGAGATCATCGGAACAGGGGCAGCGTCGAATCAGACGTCCGTTCTCTGTTGCTGAAGTGGAAGCACTTGTGCTTGCAGTCGAAAAGCTTGGAACTGGAAG ATGGCGAGATGTTAAACTTCGTGCTTTTGATAATGCCAAGCATCGGACCTATGTTGATCTTAAG GACAAATGGAAGACGCTGGTGCACACGGCGAGCATCTCGCCCCAGCAGCGGCGCGGTGAGCCGGTGCCACAGGATCTGCTCGACCGGGTCCTTGCGGCCCAGTCCTATTGGTCCCAGCAGCAGGCCAAGCTCCAGCCTAAGACGCCCCCACTGGCTGAGGCTCGCCTGCTCACCTAA